A region of Clarias gariepinus isolate MV-2021 ecotype Netherlands chromosome 25, CGAR_prim_01v2, whole genome shotgun sequence DNA encodes the following proteins:
- the LOC128512846 gene encoding guanylate-binding protein 1-like, translated as MESTMCIPMPEPICLVENVNNSLRVNDRAIEYLSRNNQPVVVVSVVGLYRTGKSYLMNRLAGKQTGFALGSTVESKTKGIWMWCTPHPQKPGHTLVLLDTEGLGDVDKGDSKNDTWIFCLAVLLSSTLVYNSRGTIDNTAVENLHYVTELAEQIKIKSPASRAAEEDEENDSHFVQFFPNFIWTVRDFSLELVIEKKGKVTEDEYLDFALQLKKGFSKKDTAYNLPRQCIRNYFPTRKCFVFPFPASQDKMLQLENLDESDIWPQFLTVTQRFCDYVFFVSKIKTVKGGYKVTGRMFGHLVQSYVETISSGKIPCLENAVVEMARIENQTAVEEGLKLYQSGMEEVKSLFPVSLSVISDKHKTLSNMANTEFIKLSFKDAEGQYFRKLMEAVNKHYCELTAQNLMASERKCQEILSDLNRKISERVQNGEFAKPGGYKLYCTEKDNIIIQYHNHPDKGIQAEEVLKNFLSEKCMETKLILQTDEQLTASEKKIQEETEQKSLLERQYKVEQESKVEMERLMQEEQQNQKQQLQQMEKKFEEEKVQQQQQLEKALESKVNEQKELIQKGFNEKAQLMQLEMEQLKKEKDELSRSFFKDYVVPGFDIAKELLLVYMKYKGIKEKFPKT; from the exons ATGGAGAGCACCATGTGCATCCCAATGCCAGAGCCTATCTGTTTGGTGGAAAATGTGAACAACTCACTGCGTGTAAATGATAGAGCGATTGAGTACTTGTCCAGGAATAACCAGCCGGTGGTTGTGGTGTCTGTTGTGGGACTCTATCGCACTGGAAAGTCGTACCTCATGAACCGCCTGGCAGGAAAACAAACTG GCTTTGCGCTGGGCAGCACAGTTGAATCAAAGACTAAAGGTATTTGGATGTGGTGCACGCCACATCCTCAAAAACCAGGACATACACTGGTGCTGCTTGACACTGAAGGACTGGGGGATGTTGACAAG ggAGACTCTAAAAATGACACCTGGATCTTCTGTCTGGCTGTTCTACTTAGTAGCACTCTGGTCTACAACAGCCGTGGGACCATCGACAACACTGCAGTGGAAAATCTACA CTATGTCACTGAACTTGCAGAACAGATTAAGATCAAATCACCTGCATCCAGAGCAGCTGAGGAAGATGAAGAAAATGACTCTCATTTTGTGCAGTTTTTTCCCAACTTTATCTGGACAGTTCGTGATTTTTCACTGGAGCTGGTGATTGAAAAAAAGGGCAAAGTGACTGAGGATGAGTACCTGGACTTTGCGCTACAGCTGAAGAAag GATTTAGCAAGAAGGACACCGCCTACAATCTTCCAAGGCAGTGTATTCGAAACTATTTTCCAACCCGCAAGTGCTTTGTTTTCCCGTTTCCTGCCTCCCAGGACAAAATGCTTCAGCTTGAAAACCTGGATGAAAGTGACATTTGGCCACAGTTTCTGACTGTCACACAGCGATTctgtgattatgttttttttgtaagcaaaattaaaacagttaaaGGGGGATACAAAGTCACAGGAAGAA TGTTTGGTCACCTAGTGCAGTCCTATGTGGAGACAATCTCTAGTGGAAAAATCCCTTGTCTGGAGAACGCTGTAGTTGAAATGGCAAGGATAGAAAACCAGACAGCTGTGGAGGAGGGGCTTAAACTGTACCAAAGTGGGATGGAAGAG GTGAAGAGTTTGTTTCCTGTCAGTCTGAGTGTAATTTCTGATAAGCACAAGACGCTCAGCAACATGGCCAACACTGAGTTTATTAAACTCTCCTTTAAGGATGCAGAAGGGCAATACTTTAGAAAACTGATG GAGGCAGTAAATAAACACTATTGTGAACTAACTGCTCAGAACCTAATGGCATCAGAAAGGAAGTGCCAGGAGATTTTGTCTGATCTAAACAGGAAGATAAGCGAGCGTGTGCAGAATGGTGAATTTGCAAAGCCTGGAGGATATAAACTTTACTGCACAGAAAAAGACAACATCATTATCCAGTATCACAATCATCCTGATAAGGGAATCCAG GCTGAGGAGGTGTTGAAGAACTTTCTGAGTGAGAAGTGTATGGAGACAAAATTAATTCTCCAGACTGATGAACAACTGACTGCAAGTGAGAAAAAGATTCAAG AGGAAACAGAACAAAAATCTCTGTTAGAGAGGCAATATAAAGTAGAACAGGAGAGTAAGGTGGAGATGGAGCGACTGATGCAGGAGGAACAACAGAACCAGAAGCAACAACTGCAGCAGATGGAGAAGAAGTTTGAGGAGGAGAAagttcagcagcagcagcagctggaGAAAGCGCTGGAGAGCAAAGTGAACGAACAAAAAGAACTTATTCAGAAAGGGTTTAATGAGAAAGCCCAGCTGATGCAACTAGAGATGGAgcaacttaaaaaagaaaaagatgaactTTCTCGcagtttttttaaagattatgtcGTTCCTGGTTTTGACATTGCTAAGGAATTGCTCTTAGTGTACATGAAGTATAAAGGGATTAAGGAAAAATTTCCAAAGACATAA